A genomic region of Oryza glaberrima chromosome 1, OglaRS2, whole genome shotgun sequence contains the following coding sequences:
- the LOC127763296 gene encoding uricase, whose protein sequence is MADRLELQGRHGKSRVRVSRVWRRPAAAGGHVIVEWNVAVSVVSDCLPSYTSDDNSAIVATDSIKNTVYVKAKECTEIVSMEEFAVILGRHFTSLYPQVSEATVTIAERPWERVVVDGKPHSHGFKLGVEKHVTEVIVKKSGNLLINSGIQGYSLLKTTQSGFEKFVRDRYTLLPDTRERIVATEVTAWWRYPFEHVSQIPSKSFCFTQRYQDVKKVLADTFFGPPDVGVYSPSVQNTLYLMAKEVLNRFPDIASVQLRMPNLHFIPVNLGNKENPGLVKFADDVYLPTDEPHGTIEATVSRPKSKL, encoded by the exons ATGGCCGATCGCCTCGAGCTCCAGGGCAGGCACGGCAAGTCCCGCGTCCGCGTCTCCCGCGTCTGGCGCCGCCCCGCGGCCGCGGGAGGCCACGTCATCGTCGAGTGGAACGTGGCCGTCAGCGTCGTCTCCGACTGCCTCCCCTCCTACACCTCCGACGACAActccgccatcgtcgccaccgATTCCATCAAGAACACC GTGTATGTGAAGGCCAAGGAATGCACGGAGATTGTCTCCATGGAGGAATTCGCGGTGATTCTTGGAAGGCATTTCACCTCGCTGTACCCGCAG GTCTCAGAGGCAACGGTGACCATCGCCGAGCGTCCATGGGAGCGTGTGGTTGTCGATGGGAAGCCTCATTCCCACG GGTTCAAACTTGGTGTTGAGAAGCACGTCACAGAGGTCATTGTGAAGAAGTCTGGAAACTTGCTCATAAATTCTGGAATCCAAGGATACTCCCTGCTAAAGACAACTCAG TCCGGGTTCGAAAAATTTGTGAGGGATCGCTACACACTTCTTCCTGATACAAGAGAAAGGATTGTAGCAACAGAAGTAACTGCCTGGTGGAG gtaTCCTTTTGAGCATGTTTCCCAGATTCCATCAAAGTCATTCTGCTTCACACAAAGGTATCAGGACGTAAAGAAAGTTCTTGCAGATACGTTCTTTGGTCCTCCTGATGTTGGAGTGTATAGTCCATCAGTGCAGAATACACTATACCTGATGGCTAAGGAAGTTCTCAACAG GTTCCCGGATATAGCATCTGTTCAGCTAAGGATGCCGAACCTCCACTTTATCCCTGTTAACTTAGGGAACAAAGAAAATCCAGGATTAGTGAAG TTTGCTGATGATGTGTACCTGCCGACCGATGAACCACACGGGACCATTGAAGCAACAGTGAGCCGCCCCAAGTCAAAGTTGTAA